A portion of the Sphingobacterium spiritivorum genome contains these proteins:
- a CDS encoding Crp/Fnr family transcriptional regulator, translating to MREQLSRYIQNTISVNTDELQTILSYFKPLKPKRNELLLLQGETSQRTFFVGKGCLRIYFINEDGQESTRYFAFEDQFATALTSFITGDPSDEFIQAIEHTELLYINHNDFYHLLDIIPQWEKFYRKYLEFGYVNNTRRLQSFISMDALDRYRNLLIQSPVIVRRLPNKIVASYLGISQETLSRLKSKV from the coding sequence ATGAGAGAACAACTTAGCAGATACATCCAAAATACCATTAGTGTAAATACAGACGAACTTCAGACTATATTGTCTTATTTTAAACCCTTAAAACCCAAAAGGAATGAGTTGTTGCTTCTTCAGGGTGAGACCAGCCAACGGACATTTTTCGTTGGCAAAGGTTGCTTAAGGATCTACTTTATTAATGAAGACGGCCAGGAATCTACGCGCTACTTTGCCTTTGAAGATCAGTTTGCAACAGCACTGACCAGTTTTATTACAGGTGATCCTTCTGATGAATTTATACAGGCGATAGAGCATACTGAGCTTCTTTATATTAATCACAATGACTTCTATCACCTGCTGGACATTATCCCTCAGTGGGAAAAATTCTACCGCAAATACCTGGAGTTTGGGTATGTCAACAATACCCGCCGGTTACAGTCTTTTATATCCATGGACGCTTTAGACCGCTACCGTAATCTACTGATCCAAAGCCCGGTAATTGTGCGCCGATTACCTAATAAAATCGTTGCCTCTTACCTTGGTATCTCGCAGGAAACACTAAGCAGACTGAAATCCAAAGTTTAA
- the ribB gene encoding 3,4-dihydroxy-2-butanone-4-phosphate synthase, with amino-acid sequence MEQRTLTGFGNSSQQRVEQALTDLQKGKGVLLIDNEDRENEGDLIYSAQHIQQEDMALMIRHCSGVVCLCLTDHKADELNLPYMVAENNSLFQTPFTISIEARKGVTTGLSAADRVQTIKAASARNAKPEDLARPGHIFPLRARKGGVLERNGHTEGSIDLMLLAGLEPQAVLCELMNDDGSMARLPQIIRFAITHGLTVLSIEDIIFYRSFVCDYTDK; translated from the coding sequence ATGGAGCAAAGAACACTTACCGGTTTTGGAAATAGCAGTCAGCAACGGGTAGAGCAGGCACTTACCGATCTTCAAAAAGGAAAAGGTGTGCTGCTTATTGATAATGAAGACAGAGAAAATGAAGGAGACCTTATCTATTCAGCTCAGCACATACAACAGGAAGACATGGCTCTGATGATCCGCCATTGCAGCGGAGTCGTTTGTCTGTGTCTGACAGATCATAAAGCAGACGAACTTAATCTTCCTTATATGGTTGCGGAGAATAACAGCCTTTTTCAGACTCCTTTTACCATCAGCATAGAGGCCAGAAAAGGAGTCACGACAGGACTTTCCGCAGCAGATCGTGTTCAAACCATAAAGGCCGCTTCAGCCAGAAATGCAAAACCGGAAGATCTGGCAAGGCCAGGGCATATTTTTCCGTTAAGAGCAAGAAAAGGTGGAGTACTGGAACGTAACGGACATACCGAAGGGAGTATTGATCTTATGCTATTGGCTGGATTAGAACCGCAGGCTGTCCTCTGTGAACTTATGAACGATGATGGTAGCATGGCCAGACTCCCGCAAATCATCCGTTTTGCAATCACTCACGGATTAACGGTCTTATCAATAGAAGATATTATTTTTTACCGTAGTTTTGTCTGTGATTATACAGATAAATGA
- a CDS encoding DUF2798 domain-containing protein yields the protein MKQKYFKYVNTLFVVIPMTLIMAIVGLMRTYGFGEEWFFKFLKSWTTMLPVAYMAAFIIIPNARKIAEKLLIKE from the coding sequence ATGAAACAGAAGTATTTTAAATATGTCAACACTTTATTTGTTGTCATTCCAATGACCCTTATTATGGCTATTGTAGGCCTGATGCGAACGTATGGTTTTGGAGAAGAATGGTTTTTCAAATTTCTAAAATCGTGGACAACTATGCTTCCGGTTGCCTACATGGCTGCCTTTATTATTATTCCTAATGCGCGAAAAATTGCTGAAAAACTACTTATTAAAGAATAA
- a CDS encoding alpha/beta hydrolase family protein: protein MKKRLTLLFIGLATFSFAQESITYQKPSAEILQLAEYDRPPSVSMDSKKEWMILSYRPTYKTLEDLSQEEMKLAGLRVNPITNISSTAVYQYNLKIKRIKDATETQVQGLPQQAKITNLSFSPDRKTLAFTNTTAKGVELWIIELATAQAKKLTSDNLNANLGSPYSWYRDSKSLLVNVLPANRPALLDEKKDLPAGPTVSTSDGKVSQNRTYQDLLKNPKDETNFETLASSELFKVDLNGTTTKFKNAAIYTSASFSPDGKYIMLTTIKRPYSYIVPLNRFPMESIVYDMNGEEIKKVNDVPLTEIMPKGFSSVRTGKRAMGWRDDLPSTLYFAQALDEGDQAKKVEYRDQVFTWDAPFTSEPKALAKTKDRYAGILWGDATRAFLYESWYDTRNRKTHLLNPQTGETKLFNDRNFQDVYNDPGKVQTERNQYDRNVLQIKDGKTYWIGDGFTKEGQFPFINEMDLTNFATKRLYTSNLKDQKEDINDILDSKKGEILVMLQSKNDYPNYFIKNIKNNKVSALTQFANPFASIKDVHKEVISYKRKDGVDLSGTLYLPAGYDRTKKEKLPLLIWAYPAEYKDKNTAGMSTANPNEFTFPYYGSFVYWVTKGYAVLDDAAFPIIGEGTEEPNDTFIPQLVANAEAAIDAVDQLGYIDRSRVGVGGHSYGAFMTANLLTHSNLFAVGIARSGAYNRTLTPFGFQNEQRNYWDVPQVYNEMSPFMNANKMKTPMLLVHGEADNNPGTFTLQTERYFQALKNLGAPVRMLLLPKESHGYAAKENILHLLWEQDQFLEKYLKK, encoded by the coding sequence ATGAAAAAACGTCTTACTTTACTTTTTATAGGCCTGGCGACTTTTAGTTTTGCTCAGGAGAGCATTACTTACCAGAAACCATCCGCTGAAATATTACAGCTTGCTGAATATGACAGACCACCTTCTGTCTCTATGGATAGCAAAAAAGAGTGGATGATCCTCTCCTACCGCCCTACCTATAAAACCCTTGAAGATCTCAGTCAGGAAGAAATGAAACTGGCCGGCCTGCGAGTGAATCCTATTACCAATATCTCGAGTACAGCTGTGTATCAATACAACCTGAAGATCAAAAGAATAAAAGACGCAACGGAAACACAGGTACAGGGACTTCCTCAACAGGCAAAAATCACCAATTTATCATTCTCTCCGGACAGAAAGACCCTAGCCTTTACAAACACCACTGCCAAAGGTGTGGAACTGTGGATCATCGAACTGGCAACAGCTCAGGCTAAAAAACTGACTTCGGATAATCTCAATGCTAATCTCGGAAGTCCTTACTCCTGGTACAGGGATTCAAAATCGCTGCTAGTAAATGTACTTCCGGCTAACAGACCTGCATTACTGGATGAGAAAAAAGATCTTCCGGCAGGACCTACCGTATCCACAAGTGACGGTAAAGTTTCTCAAAACAGAACCTATCAGGATTTGCTGAAAAACCCTAAAGATGAAACTAATTTTGAAACACTGGCTTCATCAGAACTTTTTAAAGTAGACCTGAATGGCACGACAACCAAATTTAAAAATGCTGCTATCTACACTTCCGCTTCTTTTTCTCCGGATGGCAAATACATTATGCTGACAACAATCAAAAGACCTTACTCCTATATTGTGCCGTTAAATCGCTTTCCTATGGAGAGTATCGTGTATGATATGAACGGTGAGGAAATCAAAAAAGTAAACGATGTACCTCTGACAGAGATCATGCCTAAAGGGTTTTCTTCTGTCCGCACCGGTAAACGTGCAATGGGCTGGAGAGATGATCTACCCTCAACATTATACTTTGCACAGGCGCTGGATGAAGGAGATCAGGCTAAGAAAGTAGAATATCGTGATCAGGTATTTACCTGGGATGCCCCTTTTACTTCTGAGCCTAAAGCGTTGGCTAAAACAAAAGACAGATATGCCGGTATCCTATGGGGAGATGCTACACGTGCTTTTCTGTATGAAAGCTGGTATGATACCCGCAACCGAAAGACGCATCTGCTGAATCCGCAAACCGGAGAAACGAAACTATTTAACGATCGCAATTTTCAGGATGTGTATAATGATCCGGGAAAAGTACAGACAGAACGAAATCAATATGACAGAAATGTACTTCAGATCAAAGATGGTAAAACCTACTGGATAGGCGACGGATTTACAAAAGAAGGTCAGTTTCCGTTTATAAACGAAATGGATCTTACAAACTTCGCAACAAAACGTTTATATACGTCCAACTTGAAAGATCAGAAGGAAGATATCAACGATATTCTGGATTCAAAAAAAGGCGAAATACTGGTCATGCTCCAGTCTAAAAATGACTATCCGAATTACTTCATCAAAAATATTAAAAACAATAAAGTATCAGCACTGACACAGTTTGCCAATCCTTTTGCAAGTATTAAAGATGTGCATAAGGAAGTAATCAGCTATAAACGTAAAGACGGAGTCGATCTTTCAGGTACTCTTTATCTGCCGGCTGGCTACGACAGAACAAAAAAGGAGAAACTGCCTTTACTGATCTGGGCATACCCTGCTGAATATAAAGATAAAAATACAGCAGGTATGAGTACTGCCAACCCTAATGAATTTACATTCCCTTACTATGGATCATTTGTATATTGGGTAACCAAAGGTTATGCTGTTTTGGATGATGCAGCATTCCCGATTATAGGAGAAGGAACGGAAGAACCCAATGATACTTTTATTCCGCAGTTAGTCGCCAATGCAGAGGCAGCTATCGATGCAGTGGACCAACTCGGTTATATAGATCGTAGTCGTGTGGGCGTAGGCGGACACTCTTACGGAGCATTTATGACGGCCAACCTACTGACTCATTCCAATCTGTTTGCAGTAGGAATAGCACGCAGTGGTGCATACAACAGAACATTGACACCATTCGGATTCCAGAATGAGCAACGCAATTACTGGGACGTACCTCAGGTATACAACGAGATGTCTCCGTTTATGAATGCAAATAAAATGAAAACCCCAATGTTATTGGTACATGGTGAAGCGGATAACAATCCGGGGACTTTCACCCTTCAAACAGAGCGATACTTCCAGGCATTAAAAAATCTGGGTGCTCCTGTGCGTATGTTGCTGCTTCCGAAAGAATCACACGGATACGCCGCCAAAGAAAACATCCTTCACCTCTTGTGGGAACAGGACCAATTCTTAGAAAAGTATCTTAAAAAATAA